The following proteins are encoded in a genomic region of Magnolia sinica isolate HGM2019 chromosome 1, MsV1, whole genome shotgun sequence:
- the LOC131258125 gene encoding berberine bridge enzyme-like D-1: MEIYRNFTLFLLLSFLKFACSQDLLSCLSSGGVANVTTYCSPSYPQLLNTSTKNLRFTRSNVSKPFTIIFPTNQSQVSTAIRCAREGSWTIRVRCGGHSYEGLSSTANTPFVIIDMTNLNRITVNLKSETAWVEGGATVGQIYYAIGKSSKKYGFSAGICPTVGSGGHLSGGGYGALVRKYGLGADNVVDAILIDAAGRTLDRAAMGEEIFWAIRGGGGGSWGVIAAWKIRLLPVPKTVTACRAMRVGTVSQAANLWYKWQMVAPKLEDEFFLSFVAVPRNDTIGIGQTFLGLFLGPRTKALKNIGKAFPELNFTTQECKEMTWVESVVYLWGAADVPTVDDLKNRSTFPKSFSKVKYDYVKVPIPLDVMNSIMDMVSKQNKSSILLDPYGGAVNRIRSDAIAFPHRGNLYAIEYFIDWQAVDDGNNDEYLEWIRRLYKFMEPYVSMGPRAVYVNNLDLDLGVIDWRVPGLSGPLAVELARAWGQKYFLGNYERLVRAKTVVDPFNVFKNPQSIPPLTLAGIAGVESELDDVL, from the coding sequence ATGGAAATCTACAGAAACTTCACACTCTTTCTACTCCTCTCCTTCCTAAAGTTCGCTTGTAGCCAAGATCTCCTTTCTTGTCTATCCTCTGGAGGAGTAGCAAACGTTACCACCTACTGCAGCCCTAGTTATCCTCAGCTCCTCAATACATCCACAAAGAACCTAAGATTCACCAGGTCCAATGTTTCTAAGCCATTTACTATCATTTTCCCAACCAATCAAAGCCAAGTATCAACAGCAATCCGTTGTGCACGAGAGGGGTCATGGACAATCAGAGTCCGATGTGGGGGCCACAGTTACGAGGGCTTGTCATCCACTGCTAACACCCCCTTTGTGATCATAGACATGACGAACCTCAACCGGATCACCGTCAACTTGAAGAGTGAGACTGCTTGGGTTGAAGGTGGTGCGACAGTAGGCCAAATTTACTATGCAATCGGCAAATCAAGTAAGAAGTATGGATTCTCAGCCGGCATCTGCCCAACTGTGGGCAGTGGTGGCCACTTGAGTGGTGGTGGGTATGGCGCCCTCGTGAGGAAATACGGGCTCGGTGCAGACAACGTAGTAGACGCAATACTGATCGATGCTGCGGGCCGTACACTGGACCGTGCAGCAATGGGCGAAGAAATCTTTTGGGCGATCCGAGGCGGCGGAGGGGGTAGTTGGGGTGTAATCGCCGCTTGGAAGATCCGGTTACTCCCAGTACCCAAAACTGTCACGGCATGCCGAGCCATGAGAGTCGGGACAGTGAGTCAAGCTGCCAATTTGTGGTACAAATGGCAGATGGTTGCACCAAAACTAGAGGATGAATTCTTCCTCAGTTTTGTAGCAGTCCCAAGAAATGACACCATTGGGATAGGGCAGACATTTTTGGGATTGTTTCTTGGGCCCAGAACAAAAGCCCTCAAGAACATAGGCAAGGCCTTCCCTGAATTGAATTTCACAACCCAAGAATGTAAGGAAATGACTTGGGTTGAATCCGTTGTCTATCTTTGGGGTGCAGCAGATGTGCCCACAGTAGATGATTTGAAGAATAGGTCAACCTTCCCAAAAAGCTTCTCCAAGGTGAAATACGACTATGTAAAAGTCCCAATCCCATTGGATGTCATGAACAGTATTATGGACATGGTTTCAAAGCAAAACAAATCATCCATCCTATTAGATCCTTATGGTGGGGCCGTAAATAGGATTAGGAGCGATGCTATTGCTTTCCCACATAGAGGCAACCTCTATGCCATTGAGTATTTCATAGATTGGCAAGCAGTTGATGATGGGAACAACGATGAGTATCTTGAATGGATTAGAAGGCTTTATAAGTTCATGGAACCCTATGTTTCAATGGGTCCAAGGGCTGTGTATGTGAACAACTTGGATCTTGATCTTGGAGTTATAGACTGGAGGGTGCCTGGCTTGAGTGGTCCTCTTGCTGTGGAGTTGGCTAGGGCTTGGGGCCAGAAGTATTTTCTGGGGAACTATGAAAGGTTGGTTCGAGCCAAAACCGTGGTCGATCCTTTCAATGTGTTTAAGAACCCCCAAAGCATTCCTCCTCTAACCTTAGCTGGGATTGCTGGTGTTGAAAGTGAGTTAGATGATGTTTTGTAA